The proteins below are encoded in one region of Alistipes communis:
- the thyA gene encoding thymidylate synthase: MKQYLDLLRRICDEGVVRGDRTGTGTRSVFGHQMRFDLGEGFPLLTTKKVFLKGVIHELLWFLRGDTNIRYLVENGVHIWDNDAYRYYNELCVRHGVLPVDRETFLSAAGEESPVEGYRFGDLNHVYGWQWRSWGRPDGSAIDQIARAVDTIRRNPESRRIIVSAWNVAEVDDMALPPCHVLFQFYVADGRLSCQLYQRSADTFLGVPFNIASYALLTLMMAQVCDLRPGDFVHTLGDTHLYLNHMEQVAEQLSRTPRKLPSMRLNPAVRSIFDFLYEDFTLEGYDPWPAIKAPMSF, encoded by the coding sequence ATGAAACAATACCTCGATCTGCTGCGCAGGATTTGCGACGAAGGCGTCGTGCGGGGCGACCGCACGGGAACCGGCACGCGCAGCGTCTTCGGCCACCAGATGCGTTTCGACCTCGGCGAAGGATTCCCGCTGCTGACCACCAAGAAGGTCTTCCTGAAAGGGGTGATCCACGAGTTGCTCTGGTTTCTGCGGGGCGATACCAACATCCGCTATCTGGTCGAGAACGGCGTGCATATCTGGGACAACGACGCCTACCGCTATTACAACGAACTGTGCGTGCGCCACGGCGTGCTGCCCGTCGACCGCGAGACGTTCCTGTCGGCCGCAGGCGAGGAGTCGCCCGTCGAGGGCTACCGCTTCGGCGATCTCAACCACGTCTACGGCTGGCAGTGGCGCAGTTGGGGACGGCCCGACGGCAGTGCGATCGACCAGATCGCACGGGCCGTCGATACGATCCGCCGCAATCCCGAGTCGCGGCGAATCATCGTCTCGGCGTGGAATGTCGCCGAGGTCGACGACATGGCGCTGCCGCCTTGCCACGTGCTGTTCCAGTTCTATGTGGCCGACGGGCGGCTGTCGTGCCAGTTGTACCAGCGCAGTGCCGACACGTTTCTGGGCGTGCCGTTCAATATCGCCTCCTACGCCCTGCTGACGCTGATGATGGCGCAGGTGTGCGACCTTCGTCCGGGTGATTTCGTCCATACGCTGGGCGATACGCACCTCTACCTGAACCACATGGAGCAGGTGGCCGAGCAGTTGTCGCGCACGCCGCGCAAGTTGCCTTCGATGCGGCTCAACCCCGCCGTGCGGTCGATCTTCGATTTCCTTTACGAGGATTTTACGCTCGAAGGCTACGACCCGTGGCCGGCGATCAAGGCTCCCATGTCGTTCTGA
- a CDS encoding dihydrofolate reductase has product MISIIVAVAENGVIGDNNRLLWHISEDLRRFKRITTGHPVVMGRKTWESLGRPLPGRENVVVTRRELSFDGARTVHSLDEAYALFPPEEEVFVIGGAQIYGEALPAADRFYLTRVHRAYEGDTRFPEWDAAEWRLVGSESFPCGERYEYPFTFETYERKR; this is encoded by the coding sequence ATGATTTCGATTATCGTAGCCGTTGCCGAAAACGGCGTCATCGGGGATAACAACCGATTGCTGTGGCACATATCCGAGGATCTGCGCCGATTCAAACGCATCACGACGGGGCATCCCGTGGTGATGGGCCGCAAGACGTGGGAGTCGCTGGGCCGGCCGCTGCCGGGGCGGGAAAACGTCGTCGTCACGCGGCGGGAACTGTCGTTCGACGGTGCGCGGACGGTGCATTCGCTCGACGAGGCATACGCTCTCTTCCCGCCGGAGGAGGAGGTGTTCGTCATCGGCGGCGCGCAGATCTACGGCGAGGCGCTGCCTGCGGCCGACCGATTCTACCTCACGCGCGTGCACCGCGCCTACGAGGGCGATACACGCTTTCCGGAGTGGGACGCCGCCGAGTGGCGGCTCGTCGGGAGCGAGTCGTTCCCCTGCGGCGAACGGTACGAGTATCCCTTCACGTTCGAGACCTACGAACGGAAGCGGTAG
- a CDS encoding metallophosphoesterase family protein: MKKLFLLLLAGCLWSLAADAQPVIEKQGSKKEPFTFVQIADPQLGFCDKGQDWRWTVDNLKATVARVNELKPAFVIVTGDLIHNHKNAEQARAYRENIALIDASIPVFHIPGNHDIPKYGAEALAQYLDEFGYDRFSFSYNGSAFIGLNSNAMVCDSERAAADARAQLEWFGKQLERYRKCNHIFVFTHHPLVLSPDSRVTHKSAYDEPFRTEYAALMKRYGVRAVFAGHTHITGLTEVAGIPMIIAGASSYPLYGASTGINVVDVTPTGFSSEFVANDPADGNIRLH, from the coding sequence ATGAAAAAGTTGTTTTTGTTGCTTTTGGCGGGATGCCTGTGGTCGCTTGCGGCCGATGCGCAGCCCGTGATCGAAAAACAGGGCTCGAAGAAGGAGCCTTTCACGTTCGTACAGATCGCCGATCCGCAGCTGGGCTTCTGCGACAAGGGGCAAGACTGGCGGTGGACGGTCGACAATCTGAAAGCGACCGTCGCACGTGTCAACGAGCTTAAACCGGCCTTCGTGATCGTGACGGGCGACCTGATACACAACCATAAGAACGCCGAGCAGGCCCGGGCCTACCGTGAGAACATCGCTCTGATCGATGCGTCGATCCCCGTATTCCATATTCCCGGCAACCACGACATTCCCAAGTACGGGGCCGAAGCCCTGGCGCAGTACCTCGACGAATTCGGTTACGACCGCTTCTCGTTCTCCTACAACGGTTCTGCATTCATCGGGCTGAACAGCAATGCGATGGTCTGCGACAGCGAACGTGCGGCGGCCGATGCCCGCGCCCAGTTGGAGTGGTTCGGGAAGCAGTTGGAGCGCTACCGCAAGTGCAATCACATCTTCGTCTTCACGCATCACCCGCTCGTTTTGAGTCCCGACAGCCGGGTCACGCACAAATCGGCCTACGACGAACCTTTCCGCACGGAGTACGCCGCGCTGATGAAGAGATACGGCGTGCGTGCGGTCTTCGCCGGCCACACCCATATCACGGGGCTGACCGAGGTGGCCGGTATTCCGATGATTATCGCGGGAGCGTCGAGCTATCCGCTCTACGGGGCCTCGACGGGCATCAACGTGGTCGATGTCACGCCGACCGGTTTTAGCAGCGAGTTCGTCGCCAACGATCCTGCCGATGGGAATATCCGGTTGCACTGA